From Anopheles funestus chromosome 3RL, idAnoFuneDA-416_04, whole genome shotgun sequence, a single genomic window includes:
- the LOC125767709 gene encoding U6 snRNA-associated Sm-like protein LSm5, which translates to MMAQTAVANQSTLLPLELVDKCIGSRIHIIMKNDKEIVGTLLGFDDFVNMLLEDVTEYENTPEGRRITKLDQILLNGNNITMLVPGSSGDLPDAS; encoded by the exons ATGATGGCACAGACGGCCGTAGCGAATCAGTCGACATTGCTTCCGCTAG AACTGGTGGATAAATGTATCGGCTCTCGGATACACATTATCATGAAGAACGATAAGGAGATCGTGGGAACATTGCTCGGATTCGATGACTTTGTCAACATGCTGCTGGAGGACGTGACGGAGTACGAGAATACACCGGAGGGACGGCGGATAACGAAGCTGGACCAGATCTTACTGAATGGCAACAACATCACGATG CTTGTACCCGGTTCCAGCGGTGACCTTCCAGATGCATCATAA
- the LOC125767690 gene encoding uncharacterized protein LOC125767690, translating to MATKGTSGCALLVATVCCLLCVEAGPLPKEQPDDSSSEEGQGHPLNSLYSPVEYGATVESDEATLMGMNNSTNTTKELYVIKAVVYEIGILADVPDNETLEEGDEPITHQQVDLSFFSHGGNDTHLNLGDIPVPIQTSVQGQVFTGIAPVHVGTVPTNLSDLLSALPIAGTVVNISQTNSSYVEVHKHNISDAAVLLNSQQGLNSLPFKSSVSEPLVPASVDETVIGLTTKTKQPPSADVAEKDE from the exons atggctACAAAAGGAACCTCGGGCTGCGCACTTTTGGTGGCCACAGTGTGCTGTCTGTTGTGCGTCGAAGCGGGACCACTGCCAAAGGAACAACCAGACGATAGTTCCTCCGAGGAAGGACAAGGTCATCCACTGAACTCTCTGTACAGTCCGGTTGAATATGGAGCAACCGTTGAAAGCGACGAGGCCACCCTTATGGGGATGAACAATTCCACAAACACTACCAAGGAGCT GTACGTGATCAAGGCAGTTGTTTATGAAATTGGAATTCTTGCAGATGTCCCAGACAATGAAACACTCGAGGAGGGCGATGAACCCATCAC ACACCAACAGGTCGATCTGTCCTTCTTCAGTCACGGTGGTAACGATACGCATCTCAACCTTGGCGATATCCCGGTACCGATTCAAACCAGCGTACAGGGGCAAGTGTTTACCGGCATTGCACCGGTGCACGTCGGTACTGTGCCGACCAATTTAAGCGATCTTCTTTCGGCCCTTCCGATCGCCGGCACGGTGGTAAACATTTCGCAAACGAACAGCTCCTACGTGGAGGTCCACAAACACAACATTAGTGATGCGGCCGTCCTGTTGAACAGCCAGCAGGGTTTGAATAGCTTGCCGTTCAAAAGCTCGGTCAGTGAGCCCTTAGTACCGGCCAGTGTCGATGAGACGGTGATTGGACTGACGactaaaacgaaacaaccgcCCAGTGCGGACGTTGCGGAGAAGGATGAGTAG
- the LOC125767695 gene encoding uncharacterized protein LOC125767695, whose amino-acid sequence MQPYTTTMMMTIVVPFVLCVLLTTTNAVPVAQNMTGLGAALTNIANSFVVVSEDKEQAVNSRTETETPAVLHLESANVLPSLMHISLTPEEHRIKAETEELVYTNDTDAQGVVKITVVGEDLSEELTTDVTAMEEQEDDDTTTEAFTTETEDDLTTVESSTASLPTVRSTTPIAPILTVLGRDQVDKEKEEEIKENIKEVEAMPVILTVGV is encoded by the exons ATGCAGCCGTACACGACGaccatgatgatgacgattgtGGTGCCTTTTGTG CTGTGTGTACTGTTGACCACAACCAACGCTGTACCGGTGGCACAGAATATGACCGGGCTTGGTGCGGCTCTTACCAACATTGCCAACAGTTTCGTGGTGGTTAGTGAGGATAAGGAACAGGCCGTTAATAGTCGCACCGAAACGGAAACGCCTGCGGTACTTCACCTGGAGTCTGCCAATGTGTTACCTTCGCTTATGCACATTTCTCTAACCCCGGAAGAGCATCGCATTAAGGCGGAAACGGAAGAGTTGGTCTATACAAATGATACCGATGCACAGGGCGTGGTGAAAATAACAGTTGTCGGTGAAGATTTATCCGAAGAACTAACTACAGATGTTACTGCTATGGAGGAGCAAGAGGATGATGATACTACGACAGAAGCATTCACCACGGAGACAGAAGATGATCTAACGACGGTTGAATCGAGTACTGCCAGTTTACCTACGGTACGATCAACTACGCCGATCGCACCAATTCTAACCGTGCTCGGAAGAGACCAAGTGGATAAGGAAAAGGAAGAGGAAATTAAGGAAAACATTAAGGAAGTTGAAGCGATGCCCGTGATATTGACTGTAGGTGTATAG